TAATCTCATGGTTTGGACACAGGTAGAATTGGAACGAGAAGAAATATTCTTATTGGTGCCTGTGTTTCCGTGGGATGCCAGTTACAGGTCATGTTTAGATGTGACGAGGTTCTTCTGCAGATATGTCACCATTGATTAAAAGATTTTgagaagaatttggaaaaatattaCATATCCATCATGAAGCATAATCCCTACAACGCAAATAATGTGTAACGATATTATACACAATTCAAGGTTTTTGAAATCACTGTGTTTACAAATCTGTAAATATATTACtatcttttttaaatacattacaccgtAGTTGTAAATACACAGTATTTAAATCAAGACAGTCAAACGAAATGGAAGTTAGACATCATCTGCCTTAGTTGTTTGCCATGGCTGCTTATAGGCTGCTTTTTATGTGTGGCTGGTAGGCCCCATTGCGAATATATGCAGACAGTGCGTATGCACTGGCATGGACACCACCACTTCAGCCGACTTCCACTTTCTTTTATGCCTGCCAGTAAAGTGCACTAATTGTACACAGGCGCAcagagaaaagagggagaaggcttTGCGCACATCTCTGTTATTTTTTTAGTTGTGCTTAGCAGGTCTCCTATTCATCAACCAATAGTCTCTTCAAAATTTGCCACCTGCTTAATTTGTTCAGTATGCATTGAGTGCCTCCTAAGTAGCATCTTCTTGCTCTTGAACTCTTTTGGAAATGCAGGCGCTGTTGGCATAAAGGGTTTTGGACCACTGGAAATGATACCAGTCATCTTGTTGTGGACACTGATATCTGGGATGGGTGGGTAAGGATTTACATTCAGTGGAGGAAGGAACCCTGGTCTGGTGTGAGCGATGTGATCTAAAAGCAGGGCCCCAGAGCCCCTTCTTTCGAGAACAGCAGGGTTTCGTCTTCCTAAAGAGCTCAGGGGTAAGTTTTCCAGTGATTCTCTGGAATTTGAGAGCAGAGAAGGAGGAGAAAGCATCTTTTTCTTTTCTAAAAGTGATTTGCTATCTTCTGTGGCTGTAGGAGCCCTGGAGGAGGTCAGCTGGGAATCCGAACTGTAGTGATTGGCTCCCAGCCGCCTCCTCTGAACAATACTACTCAGGCTTGACACAGCCATGGCATGCATTGAGTCTGGGTCCTGGTCTACAGGGATTTCATTTTTGTTCTGGTTGCTATCCAAATCCAGTGAATGTGAATGTATCTCGTCATATGACAGCTTTCGTGGACCAGCATGATCAAAAGTTTTCAACAAGTGAGCTGTGTCTTTTACATCAATACTTTGGTGTCGAGTGAAGTATCGCTTTGAAAAGGCGAGGCCATTCATTCTGAGAGACAGTTCTTCCTCCGGGGTAATGTCCTGGAGTTCCTCCTGCAGAGAGAGGACTTTGTGCTGGTGGAGCAGTGAAGAAGGGATTTTGAGCCAAGGCTCGGAGTGTAAAcgctgcaactggggaaacctgGCACCCACGTGTGCGGGGGCGAGCCTTCTAGTAGGAGATCCTGGCTCCGAAGAACCTTTGCTGTCACCGAGAAGATCTCCAGCTATGTCCTTAAAGCTGAAGAGCTCGTTTTCATTCGCAGACGTATTTGAACTGGGAGAAGGAGATGTTTTGAGCTCTATTTCAGAGGGTGAAGTGCAGGGCCCAGGGGAGTGGCACCCCTCCATGTCTGGGGAAGGTGGAACATTCAAGTACTGCTTGGTTGTCTGCCGCCCGGAAGGAGACTTGTCTGTTGTGATGAtaattacttcctttccccttgccTTGCAAGCATTGAGAAGAACCTTAAGGGTCTCCTTGTCTTCTGAATTGACTGCATAAACAAGCGCAGAGAAGCCTGAACGGTCCTGTAGACTGGGGTCCGCTCCACTTTTCAATAACAGAGAGACAGCCTCTGAGCCAGCCTTTTCTATGCATGCATGCATCAGAGCCGTCTTTCCAAATTTGTCTTGAATGTTCGGGTCAGCTTTATTTTCCAGTAGATATTTTATCATTTTGACTTTGCTGACGCTCTGTGTGTCCACGTGCTTTGTTTTGCAGGCGATCATTAATGGCGTTTCGCCTCGGTCGTTGCTCTCGTTGATGTAGGCCCCACCTTCGAGCAGCAGACGCGTGAGACGGAGCCTGCTCTGATACACCGCTTTAATGAGCGAGTTTCCTTCGGTTGTGATTTCCATCGCCTCATCCATCTTCAGGTCTCTTTTTGATACTGGCCTTCCCGGGACTTCAGAAAGCAGCACCTAATTAAGAGAGATACAAGGTAAAAGCATTGATTAGAACCCTGTCGCTGTGATAACCAAAAAGTTAATTATCTGGCTTATAAAAAAAGTATTTAATATTCACGATTTcattatatatgtaaatatattaagACATTCCTAACAAGGAAAGCGCCAATACGTCAATTCTGTCTCTGCTTTCAGTACATTGTTCACCTTCGACACCTGAGGAGCTAAGAAACAATTACACACATGCTTGGTACTTGTACTCATTGCCTGgtcaaaataaaaattatttaaaaaaacacccatTTCACCAAATAAAGAACAAATATAATGCACGTGGGGGCTACTTTGTGGAAAGGCGGGAGTTTTGCTGTGGTGGGTGCAGTAATGTCTTTTGCACCGGCGCTGTGCGCTGTAAATAACACGCGGTACACCGGTGTGAGATTGGTTGCTGCGCAGTTACGGATAGAGCCGTCTCCGTCGCAGCCTTCGTTCCCGGCTCTCCGACGTCACTGCCAACACTTTATTATCCCTAGCTCACGTGAGCTAGGGTTTAACCAAAATACATACATCCGCAGGGGTTGCCGTGGCAACACCCCTACAGCACTGCTGCTGTTGGTCGCGCCCGCAGTCCTGTTATTCCACGGGCGCaatactacatccctcccaaaagtTAACAACAAACAAATCAAACATAACACCATGACGGTAGAACAATGTTAATTAACAACTTAGCTCCATTGAATTATACTAGGAAGTCACGCAGCATCGTAGAGGGCGCAGGATTACTTCTCATGTGATATCTCGACCGGAGATCTCTCCCTTCTCGTGAAACGGGGTCTCTTGGATTAGTGCCAGAGTCCTGGTCTTGTCTGACACATGCACGTTCAGTCTTCTCAGGAGCAGGATCACTCAAACGGTGCTCTAGTTCTTCATCCTCTTCAGTCTCATCCATTTCGGTTGTTGAAGGGCCATGTCCTGGACTGGCACTGGGGACTTCGGATGGAGCATGGAATCTCTTAAGCCAGGATACATTTCGCGCTACCTGCTCAGGGCCTTGCTTTGCCACAATCATCGATCCTTGACGGCTGGTGACTATCCACGGCTTGTCTTCGAACGGGAGACGAAACTTGCTTCCAGGGAATCGGTCCTTTATGAGCACGGCATCTCCTTCTTGTATGTCCGAATGACGCGCTCTCCTGCACCTGCTCGTTCCATCATTTGAGTTTTTTCTCTTGGCATATTCTTTTCTTTCATTTATGGGGCTGGGCTTCCAGGACTCATGATGGGGTATGACATCAGTCACTATTCGCCCCATCGATAGATGGCCAGGAGCTACTCCAGTGGTAGAGTGTGGCGTCAGACGGTAATCACGGAGGAAAGAATAAATAGCTCTCTCTATTGCTTCATTCTTAGCCATCGCAATCCGAACCACTTTATTTAGTGTCCTCATAAACCTTTCTACTTCCCCGTTAGCTTGAGGCCAGCGAGGAGTTATCTTTCTGTGCTTAATGCCCAGGGACTGTAGGTATTCTCCGAACTCACTCCCACGAAATGGTGGTCCATTGTCAGTCTTGACCACTTGCACTAGTCCATGGGATGCAAatattttttccatctttgatATGATTTCAGACGTTGTCAGGGTTCTAACTATTTCTACCTCAGGGTACCGAGAGTAATCATCAATCATGACCATCAGATGATCTCCATTGGGCAAGCTCCCAAAGTCAAGGCTCGTTGACACTCACGGTTTGGGGGGTCGTTCCTCAGTCTCAATAGGGACTGGGGTGTTGGGAGTTCCAGTCGTTTGGTACCAATGGCACGACCGTATCAACTCCTCTACCCTTTCGTCCATCTGTGGGAACCACACCTTGGTTCTCAATCTGTTCTTCGTCTTCACCATCCCTTGGTGACCAGCATGTGCTAGCTGAACAACTCTTCTCGTGAGGCTGGATGGGATCACGAGTCTGTGATCTCGGGGGAGGAGACATCCGTCTTCACTGACCGTTAGTTCTTGCCTCACCCAGTGTAGTCCTTCCATAACCATCCTCTATTCCGGGGTTAGGGACTTCCACTGTTTCTGTCCAGTGTGCCAGTTATTGTTCTGTATCAGCTGAATGGCTCTTTGGAGGTTGTCGTCTGATTCCGTGGCTTGTCTTATCGTGTCCATCGTGATAGGTAGTGGTCGTGATCTCTCGGCTACACATTTGACGTATTCTTCGGTCTGACGAGCTTCGCATTCTTCTCGCTGAGTGGCGGGTCTGGAGTGCCTTGAGAGGTAGTCTGCTGGGTTATTTGATCCTGGACGATACTCCACTTTACAATTGTATTCCTGCAATTGAAGCATCCACTTCTCAATGCGTGGAGGTGGCTTGGATGCTGTGCCTTGGAAGAGGGGTATTAAGGGTTTGTGATCTGTGGTGACAGTGAATGGGTGTCTGTAAACATATAGGTGGAAGTGTTTACATCCCCAATGGATTGCAATTGCTTCTCGCTCAATCTGAGAATATCTTCTCTCTGTCTCAGTTAGTGAGCGGCTCGCATATGCCACCGGGGCCCAATCTTCCTCATTGACTTTCTGAAGGAGGACGGCTCCTAGCCCTGTTGGGCTGGCATCCACTACGATGGATGTTTCTCGCCAGGGATCAAAATATTGCAGGATGGTGTCGTCCGACAACGCTTCTTTTGTTGCTTGGAAAGCACGTTCATGTTCAGGACCCCAAGACCATGTTGATGCCGTTTTCGTGAGATCTCTCAATGGTTGAGTCAGTGACGTGAGGTTCTTTATAAAACGGCCACAGTAGTTCACCATGCCTAGAAAACTTCGGACTCCAGTTACGGTCGTAGGGGGTTTGGCATTTTTGATGTCTATCACCTTTTCCGGGTCAGGGGCAACGCCTCGTGACGATAAGGTGTATCCAAAGAATTGTATCGTTTCTTTGAGAAACTCACATTTTTCTCTATGGAGGGTAAGTCCCGACTCATGGATCTGCTGGAGAACTCTTTTGAGAATGTCATGGTGTTCCTGGATGGTTTTTGCAAATAtgagaatgtcatcactgacatttataACACCTTTCAAGTCTATTAGCAACTCTCTTATTGTGTTTTGGGAAACTTCAGCTGCACTTGAAATTCCGAAGTTTAGCCTCTTGTAGCGGCGGAGTCCAATATGGGTAGAGAATGTTGTGATATACCTGGACTCTTCTGCTAGAACTAGTTGATGGTACCCTGATCTGAGGTCCAGCTTCGAGAACCATCTGACTTCACTGAGTTCTCCTATTAGGTCATCGATGGTTGGTGTAATGTGCCGTTCTCTTTTTATGGTTACATTTGGCAGTCTCATATCAACACAGATTCTGACCTCTCCAGGTTGTTTAGGATTTTTTGGCTACTACAATCGGAGATACCCAGGGTGTCGGGCCCTCCACTTTCTGTATGACTCCTGCCGATTCTAACTTGCATAGTTCCTTCTCCACTAGGAGGCGTAAGTGAAACGCTATCCTTCTGTGTCTTAAAGCTATGATTTGAACCGACTTGTTGATGTGTAGCGTGATTTCTTTTTCTTAGACACCCTATGCCTTCAAAAACATGAGCATAGGACTCTAATATGTCACTCAGGGACTCCATATATACCTCAAAAGTGAAGGTGACGATGCATAGGGCTTCTGCAGTGTGGCATCCTAGTAGCGTTCGCTGTCCTTCCTCTGCTACATAGATGTAGGCTTCGATTTCTTGAGATCCATGAGATACCATAGCACGAAACCTTCCCTTCATCGTCAGCGGTCGCACTTGACCATATGCAAATACTCTGACCTGTGTTGGTATGAGGGGTGGAATTGGGTTTAGCTTCTGGTACGTCGCTTGTGCCATGATGTTAATGGACGCTCCAGTGTCTATTATGGCGTGCACTGGGCATCCAGCTACTTGTATTTGAcacttgggcagtttcctcttccgACTTGTGGCCGTACTAATGTTGAAGATTGAGTGGACTatttgtactccttcctcatcgtcatccatgtcactgcctctGGATTGTGTCTCTACAGCTGTGTTTACTGTGGTTTGAGTATTTGTGCCCCTCGTCGTTCTACATACTTTGACGAAATGATTACATTTTCCACATCCTACACACTTCTttcctttggcagggcagttgATAAGGGGGTGGTTTGTCCCTCCGCACCTTCCACATGTTTTGGTCGACGGTAGTGTCTTTTGTGTCTTTGGCCTGGAGGACGTTCCTATTACTGCTGCTACCTGCTCCATCTTGATTGGGTTCTGAAGAGCTGCTTCCATGTGGGACGCTCTTGCCTTTGATAGCTCTTTGGTTCTCCCCATTGTGAGAATGTCTTGTAAGGGTCGCCCTGACTCTTCAAGGATCCGTTCTCTTAATTTGGAGGACGCACATCCCTGTATGATTTGACCTCTAATTTAATCATTCTCATTGTGGAATGCGCATGTGGCCGCAAGTTCTTTCAGTCTCAAATAGAACATATCAATGGACTCATCAGCAGACTGTCGAGCTTGTCGAAAGATGAATCTTTCATAGTCTACATTGACCAAGGGACAAAAAGTGCGTTCGGAGCGGTGGAATAAGTGTGAGATGCGTCTTTGGTTCTGCTTCATTTATTGTTTTTGCTATGCGGTATATGTCTTTCCCTCCTAGGTGTACCACCATTGCTCGTTTTTGCTCATTGTCCGTTTTTGTGGCTTTGAAATAGAACATGAGACGTTCCACCCATTAATTCCATCGTGCCGCCTGTGTGGATGGGGCACCTTCCACTATGAATGTCTCAATGGGGGGTACTGTAttcattttttctctctccttAGGTTGTGGTGAGTACAGCTGAAACTGTGTTTGCTGtgtcttgtttttgttgttgtttttttaactacTTTACTGTCTCTTAATTT
The genomic region above belongs to Pleurodeles waltl isolate 20211129_DDA chromosome 1_1, aPleWal1.hap1.20221129, whole genome shotgun sequence and contains:
- the ANKRD34B gene encoding ankyrin repeat domain-containing protein 34B; amino-acid sequence: MDEAMEITTEGNSLIKAVYQSRLRLTRLLLEGGAYINESNDRGETPLMIACKTKHVDTQSVSKVKMIKYLLENKADPNIQDKFGKTALMHACIEKAGSEAVSLLLKSGADPSLQDRSGFSALVYAVNSEDKETLKVLLNACKARGKEVIIITTDKSPSGRQTTKQYLNVPPSPDMEGCHSPGPCTSPSEIELKTSPSPSSNTSANENELFSFKDIAGDLLGDSKGSSEPGSPTRRLAPAHVGARFPQLQRLHSEPWLKIPSSLLHQHKVLSLQEELQDITPEEELSLRMNGLAFSKRYFTRHQSIDVKDTAHLLKTFDHAGPRKLSYDEIHSHSLDLDSNQNKNEIPVDQDPDSMHAMAVSSLSSIVQRRRLGANHYSSDSQLTSSRAPTATEDSKSLLEKKKMLSPPSLLSNSRESLENLPLSSLGRRNPAVLERRGSGALLLDHIAHTRPGFLPPLNVNPYPPIPDISVHNKMTGIISSGPKPFMPTAPAFPKEFKSKKMLLRRHSMHTEQIKQVANFEETIG